The Mesorhizobium sp. B1-1-8 genome contains a region encoding:
- a CDS encoding agmatinase: MTAPFLSFPDHLDAGRTPRAVIFGAGHGSTYPGKDSSGHALAADAIRAASQDDAALVEHWDFDLGGPLFDGNPVSCIDAGDIATTMHDNAGNRARIEAKTREILVLPAVPILLGGDDSVVIPFLAGFADHGPVWILQIDAHIDWRNEVDGERYGYSSPMRRASEMPHVAGMVQVGLRSVGSARLAEVEAARHYGSRFVTAREVHAQGVEAALRHIPQGARVVVTLDCDGLDPGIMPGVAARTPGGLAYTQTIDLIAGLGRRARIVGFDLVELYPPADIDGLSALTAARLLVNVVGAIVRQV, from the coding sequence ATGACCGCCCCCTTTCTCAGCTTCCCCGATCACCTCGACGCCGGCCGCACACCCCGTGCGGTAATCTTCGGAGCCGGTCACGGCAGCACCTATCCCGGCAAGGACAGCAGCGGCCATGCGCTGGCTGCCGATGCCATCCGCGCCGCGAGCCAGGACGATGCCGCGCTTGTCGAGCACTGGGATTTCGATCTCGGCGGCCCGCTTTTCGACGGCAATCCGGTCAGCTGCATCGACGCCGGCGACATCGCGACCACCATGCATGACAATGCCGGCAACCGGGCCCGCATCGAGGCGAAGACGCGCGAGATCCTGGTGTTGCCCGCCGTGCCGATCCTGCTCGGCGGCGACGATTCCGTGGTGATACCTTTCCTTGCCGGCTTTGCGGATCACGGGCCGGTCTGGATCCTGCAGATCGACGCTCACATCGACTGGCGCAACGAGGTAGATGGCGAGCGTTACGGCTATTCGAGCCCGATGCGCCGGGCAAGCGAGATGCCGCACGTCGCCGGCATGGTGCAGGTCGGCCTTCGCAGCGTCGGCAGCGCCCGCCTTGCCGAAGTCGAAGCGGCGCGGCACTACGGCAGCCGCTTCGTGACCGCCCGCGAGGTTCACGCCCAGGGCGTCGAAGCCGCCCTGCGGCATATTCCGCAAGGAGCGCGGGTCGTCGTCACTCTCGATTGCGACGGCCTCGATCCCGGCATCATGCCGGGCGTCGCGGCGCGCACGCCTGGCGGCCTCGCCTACACGCAAACGATCGACCTGATTGCAGGCCTCGGCAGGCGAGCCAGGATCGTTGGCTTCGACCTTGTCGAGCTCTATCCTCCCGCCGACATTGATGGCCTGTCGGCCCTGACCGCCGCGCGCCTTCTCGTCAATGTGGTCGGCGCCATCGTCCGGCAGGTTTGA
- a CDS encoding winged helix-turn-helix domain-containing tetratricopeptide repeat protein has translation MQGERFAFGPFVLDSGVGTLLRNGDPVAVGYRGLNLLAALVARPGEILGKAELMDAAWPGTAVEEGNLTVQIAQLRKLLGPAADGDEWIATVPRVGYRFTGAVERLGGARRKPLPLPDKPSIAVLPFVHFSNDPEQESFADGLTEDLITDLSRIAGLFVIARNSVFAYKGKAMDVRGIAGDLGVRYLLEGSARRAAGRVRINAQLVDALSGEHLWAERFDRSLDDIFAVQDEVTAKIVEALLGRLRAPPPRNRPKNLEAYDLCVRARKLIDDSPQTAREAHLMLARAISLDPQYAEAYRWLAMNHWMGWVHWGEPIEPNRSLALELARKAVAIDPNDAGCRWVLANLLAYERRFAESDAEFAKAFELDPNEADAWATLSDIAVLAGQVEAGLEHIRKAFRLNPFPPSWYYLTLGAAQYAARDYEGAVETLRRDETYRTSSRRFLAASLAQLGRLDEARAEVEMFLVANPHFTTRHWVWTEPFRDEATLEHFVDGFHKAGLPE, from the coding sequence ATGCAGGGAGAGCGCTTCGCCTTTGGCCCGTTCGTGCTTGACTCCGGTGTGGGAACGCTGCTTCGGAACGGCGATCCCGTTGCCGTTGGCTACCGCGGGCTGAACCTGCTTGCGGCGCTCGTCGCACGGCCCGGTGAAATCCTGGGCAAGGCCGAGTTGATGGACGCGGCATGGCCGGGCACGGCCGTCGAGGAAGGCAACCTCACCGTCCAGATCGCGCAATTGCGCAAGCTGCTGGGTCCGGCCGCTGACGGCGATGAATGGATCGCCACGGTTCCGCGCGTCGGCTATCGCTTCACCGGGGCTGTCGAACGGCTCGGCGGCGCGAGGCGGAAACCTTTGCCGCTGCCCGACAAACCATCGATCGCCGTGCTGCCCTTCGTCCATTTCAGCAACGATCCCGAACAGGAATCCTTCGCCGACGGATTGACCGAGGACCTGATCACCGACCTGTCCAGGATCGCCGGCCTGTTCGTCATCGCCCGCAACTCGGTCTTTGCCTATAAAGGCAAGGCGATGGACGTGCGCGGCATCGCCGGCGATCTTGGCGTGCGCTACCTGCTGGAGGGCAGCGCAAGGCGCGCCGCGGGCCGGGTGCGCATCAACGCTCAGCTGGTCGACGCGCTGAGCGGCGAACATCTGTGGGCGGAACGCTTCGATCGCAGCCTGGACGATATCTTTGCCGTCCAGGACGAGGTCACGGCCAAGATCGTCGAGGCATTGCTTGGCCGGTTGCGCGCGCCGCCGCCACGCAACCGGCCGAAGAATCTCGAAGCGTACGATCTTTGCGTGCGGGCGCGAAAACTGATCGACGATTCGCCGCAGACGGCGCGCGAAGCGCATCTGATGCTGGCGCGCGCCATATCGCTCGATCCGCAATACGCCGAGGCCTATCGCTGGCTTGCCATGAACCATTGGATGGGATGGGTGCATTGGGGCGAACCCATCGAACCCAACCGCAGCCTTGCCCTGGAACTGGCGCGCAAGGCGGTGGCGATCGATCCCAACGATGCCGGCTGCCGCTGGGTGCTGGCCAATTTGCTTGCCTATGAGCGCCGCTTCGCCGAGTCGGACGCTGAGTTCGCCAAGGCGTTCGAGCTCGACCCGAACGAAGCCGACGCCTGGGCGACACTGTCGGACATCGCGGTGCTGGCCGGACAGGTCGAGGCCGGCCTCGAGCACATTCGCAAGGCGTTTCGGCTAAACCCGTTTCCACCGAGTTGGTACTATCTGACGCTCGGCGCGGCCCAATATGCGGCGCGCGACTACGAGGGCGCCGTCGAAACGCTGCGCCGGGACGAGACCTATCGAACCAGCTCACGCCGTTTCCTGGCGGCAAGCCTTGCGCAGCTCGGCCGGCTCGACGAGGCGCGCGCCGAGGTCGAAATGTTCCTCGTCGCCAATCCGCATTTCACGACCCGGCATTGGGTCTGGACCGAGCCGTTCCGCGACGAAGCGACGCTCGAGCATTTCGTCGACGGCTTCCACAAGGCCGGCCTTCCGGAGTGA
- a CDS encoding GFA family protein: MDRFTGGCLCGNVRIVASGRPYRVGVCHCLDCRKHHGALFHASAIFPRDAVIIEGETRDYAGRFFCPNCGSPVFGRSGDEIEVNLGSLDAPNQLKPTYELWTVRRESWLPPFPLTRRYERDRDATGRFDE, encoded by the coding sequence ATGGACCGATTCACCGGTGGCTGCCTGTGCGGCAATGTCCGGATCGTGGCGTCGGGACGCCCGTACCGGGTCGGCGTTTGTCACTGCCTCGATTGCCGCAAGCACCATGGGGCGCTTTTTCACGCTTCGGCGATTTTTCCTCGGGATGCGGTGATCATCGAGGGCGAAACACGCGACTATGCCGGGCGGTTTTTCTGTCCCAACTGCGGCTCCCCGGTTTTCGGGCGCAGCGGCGACGAAATCGAGGTGAACCTGGGATCCCTGGATGCGCCTAACCAGCTGAAGCCGACCTACGAACTGTGGACCGTCCGCCGCGAGTCCTGGCTGCCGCCGTTTCCGCTCACGAGACGGTACGAGCGCGATCGTGACGCTACGGGTCGCTTCGACGAGTAG
- a CDS encoding GNAT family N-acetyltransferase, with amino-acid sequence MAAVPLLEETSGGPAGAMVSGLAGLVREADPAHIEILANNRPERKLAIYPASAGFDLVEELDYLCARTIEPNVFFNPRFLAPAMPRLEDREVRLAVIRDGDEFRNRLRLLVPFSVERPGIPLGVPAMRTWSSPFGPLGTPLVDRDDPVGVIEDFFSMLSRPHLKLPKVFVLPDMRLDGPVASLLTSFADSRGLTMVTTGKAERPVLESDADGEDYLKTSLRSHHYREFRRLKRRLADLGRLEHLVARGPDEIRHAIERFLTLEAAGWKGRERTAMAIDRYRAAFAREAVHRLAEQDMCRIHSLTLDGRTIACLVVFVEAGIAYTWKTAYDENLAGYSPGTLLMIEVTRQHLDDPNIVMTDSCAVPDHPVMSRLWTERKPMGTLVIGLTPDADRLARQAASQLHLYRETRNMARLLRNRMKNLLKRR; translated from the coding sequence ATGGCCGCCGTCCCGTTGCTCGAGGAAACCAGCGGCGGCCCGGCCGGCGCCATGGTGTCCGGCCTTGCCGGGCTCGTTCGCGAGGCCGATCCGGCGCACATCGAGATCCTCGCCAACAACCGGCCGGAGCGCAAGCTCGCGATCTATCCGGCCTCGGCCGGCTTCGACCTTGTCGAGGAACTCGATTACCTGTGCGCCCGCACGATCGAGCCCAATGTCTTCTTCAACCCGCGCTTCCTGGCCCCCGCTATGCCCCGGCTCGAAGACCGCGAGGTGCGGCTGGCGGTGATCCGCGACGGCGACGAATTCCGCAACCGGCTGCGGCTGCTGGTGCCGTTCTCGGTCGAGCGGCCGGGTATCCCGCTCGGCGTTCCGGCCATGCGCACATGGTCGAGCCCGTTCGGCCCGCTCGGCACGCCGCTGGTCGACCGCGACGATCCGGTCGGCGTCATCGAGGATTTCTTCTCGATGCTGTCGCGCCCGCATCTCAAACTGCCGAAGGTCTTCGTGCTGCCCGACATGCGGCTCGACGGACCGGTGGCGAGCCTGCTCACCTCTTTCGCCGACAGCCGCGGCCTGACCATGGTGACCACCGGCAAGGCCGAGCGTCCGGTGCTCGAAAGCGACGCCGACGGCGAGGACTATCTGAAAACCTCGCTGCGCTCGCACCATTATCGCGAGTTCCGCCGGCTGAAGCGGCGCCTTGCCGACCTCGGCAGGCTCGAGCATCTGGTGGCGCGCGGACCGGACGAGATCCGCCACGCCATCGAAAGATTTCTGACGCTCGAGGCCGCCGGCTGGAAGGGCCGCGAGCGCACCGCGATGGCGATCGACCGTTACCGCGCCGCCTTCGCCCGCGAGGCCGTGCACCGGCTGGCCGAGCAGGATATGTGCCGCATCCATTCGCTGACGCTCGACGGCCGCACCATCGCCTGCCTGGTCGTCTTCGTCGAAGCCGGCATCGCCTATACCTGGAAGACGGCCTATGACGAGAACCTGGCCGGCTATTCGCCGGGCACGCTGTTGATGATCGAGGTGACCAGGCAGCATCTCGACGACCCCAACATCGTCATGACCGATTCCTGCGCGGTGCCCGACCATCCGGTGATGAGCCGGCTGTGGACCGAGCGCAAGCCGATGGGCACGCTGGTGATCGGACTGACGCCGGATGCCGACCGCCTCGCCCGCCAGGCCGCCTCGCAGCTGCACCTCTACCGCGAGACCCGCAACATGGCGCGTCTGCTCCGTAACCGGATGAAGAACCTGCTGAAAAGACGCTAG
- a CDS encoding YncE family protein produces MIRTLLRHAGLCAPFLMLAMLPAVALADTCPEDCSEPAPLNIYSHTTAGHLSPATAGALSRVYVPNRSSNSVSVIDTVTLKEVDRFPVGSRPQHVVPSWDLKTLWVANNGNGRNGSLTPIDPTTAKPGMQIAVDDPYNMYFMPDGSAAIIVDEAMKQLDFRDPRTMALKSVLPTPTCPGINHADFSADGSYAIFTCEYGDGGLTKIDLKNQKVLGHLDLSKMGMPQDIRLSPDGKVFYVADMMNDGVFLVDGDSFKEIGFIPTGIGTHGFVVSRDGKRLYVSNRGSHRMEQGKAKGPGSVSVIDFATRAIVAQWPIPGGGSPDMGNVSADGRQLWLSGRFDSEVYMIDTTSGAVTRIRVGVEPHGLTVWPQPGRYSQGHTGNMR; encoded by the coding sequence ATGATCAGAACCTTGCTGCGTCATGCCGGCCTGTGCGCGCCGTTCCTTATGCTTGCCATGCTGCCGGCCGTGGCCCTGGCCGATACCTGCCCCGAGGATTGCAGCGAGCCCGCGCCGCTCAACATCTACAGCCACACCACCGCCGGCCATCTCAGCCCCGCGACGGCGGGCGCGCTGTCGCGCGTGTATGTGCCCAACCGGTCGTCGAACAGCGTCTCGGTGATCGACACGGTGACCCTGAAGGAAGTCGACAGGTTTCCGGTCGGCAGCAGGCCGCAGCACGTCGTCCCCTCCTGGGACCTGAAGACGCTGTGGGTGGCCAACAACGGCAACGGCAGGAACGGCAGCCTGACGCCGATCGATCCGACCACCGCCAAGCCCGGCATGCAGATCGCGGTCGACGATCCCTACAACATGTATTTCATGCCGGACGGCAGCGCGGCCATTATCGTCGACGAGGCCATGAAGCAGCTCGACTTTCGCGATCCGCGGACCATGGCGCTGAAATCGGTCCTGCCGACGCCGACCTGCCCCGGCATCAACCATGCCGATTTCTCGGCCGACGGCTCCTACGCGATCTTCACCTGCGAATATGGCGACGGCGGCCTGACCAAGATCGACCTTAAGAACCAGAAGGTGCTCGGCCATCTCGACCTGTCGAAGATGGGCATGCCGCAGGACATCAGGCTCTCGCCCGACGGCAAGGTCTTTTACGTCGCCGACATGATGAATGACGGCGTCTTCCTGGTCGACGGCGACAGTTTCAAGGAGATCGGCTTCATCCCGACCGGCATCGGCACGCACGGCTTCGTCGTCAGCCGCGACGGCAAGCGTCTCTACGTCTCGAACCGCGGCTCGCACAGGATGGAGCAGGGCAAGGCGAAGGGACCGGGCAGCGTGAGCGTGATCGACTTCGCCACCCGCGCGATCGTCGCGCAATGGCCGATCCCCGGTGGCGGCAGCCCCGACATGGGCAATGTCAGCGCCGACGGCAGGCAGCTTTGGCTCTCCGGCCGCTTCGACAGCGAGGTCTATATGATCGACACGACCTCAGGCGCCGTGACGAGGATCCGCGTCGGCGTCGAGCCGCACGGCCTGACCGTGTGGCCGCAGCCGGGCCGATACTCGCAGGGCCATACCGGAAACATGCGGTAG
- a CDS encoding DUF1127 domain-containing protein, with protein MNNTLASARHQCLRPAMTAARAPYRYSLTALLSRIAAWRERTHFRWELKRMAKDNPHLIDDIGLTRWQVEEEIAKLPFWQR; from the coding sequence ATGAACAACACCCTTGCATCGGCCCGGCACCAGTGCCTGCGGCCAGCAATGACCGCGGCGCGGGCGCCGTATCGCTACAGTCTGACGGCCCTGCTAAGCAGGATCGCCGCCTGGCGCGAGCGGACGCATTTTCGCTGGGAACTGAAGCGAATGGCAAAGGACAATCCGCATCTGATCGACGATATCGGCCTGACGCGATGGCAGGTCGAGGAAGAGATCGCCAAGCTGCCGTTCTGGCAGCGATAG